One window of Alteriqipengyuania lutimaris genomic DNA carries:
- a CDS encoding glycoside hydrolase family 3 N-terminal domain-containing protein translates to MTRRGAIGLLAKSSLTALAIAQAPAALAQGGALYRDARAPITARVADLMARMTLAEKIAQIRTAWADKADMIDGLAFDAAKASAAFPEGIGHVTRPSDKRGVPGISGAAGGTAARWRTPEQTVEFINALQRWAVEDTRLGIPVLLHEESLHGYMATEATMFPQAIALAGSFDTDLMRRVQSVTAREVRARGVPLVLSPVVDIVRDPRWGRIEETWGEDPYLCAEMGVAAVEGLQGPGKFDKLREGKVFATLKHMTGHGQPEAGNNVSPAQLSERELRENFFPPFREVVRRTSIGAVMPSYNEIDGIPSHANTWLLGQVLRREWGFDGVIVSDYGGVNELATLHHVATDLEDAAHQALLAGVDSELPDGMAYATLQDAVEAGRIPVELVDTACARMLAIKFRAGLFENPYGDAALAQRITGNAEARALALEAARKGLCLLTNRDNTLPLRPATMGRVAVIGPNHAIARLGGYSSVPKQTVSLIEGLRAIAPDADFVTAQGVFITTSEDRSQDIIELADRAENLRLIAEAVEVAKGADTIILAIGDTEQTSREGFAKNHLGDRTEIDIVGEQNELVDALAALGKPLVVCAINGRPPSWPNVAEKADALLECWYAGQEGGTAIAEALLGRINPGAKLPVSVARNEGQVPLYYNHKPSALRGYLFDEATPLFPFGHGLSYTTFAISEPRPAKRRFRADEPLVVEVDVRNTGEQAGDEVVQLYITRTNASVTQPVLELKGFERVTLAPGEARTVRFEIEPRRLAIWNRAMEEVNEPGPVTVSVGNSSASLRAVEVEIV, encoded by the coding sequence ATGACACGGCGCGGCGCGATCGGGCTGCTCGCGAAAAGCAGCCTGACCGCGCTCGCGATTGCGCAGGCACCCGCGGCGCTCGCGCAGGGCGGTGCGCTCTACAGGGATGCGCGCGCGCCGATCACGGCGCGCGTGGCGGACCTGATGGCGCGCATGACGCTGGCGGAAAAGATCGCGCAGATCCGCACCGCGTGGGCGGACAAGGCGGACATGATCGACGGGCTCGCCTTCGATGCCGCCAAGGCCAGCGCGGCCTTCCCCGAAGGGATTGGCCACGTCACCCGCCCCAGCGACAAGCGCGGCGTGCCCGGCATCTCGGGCGCGGCGGGCGGCACCGCTGCGCGCTGGCGCACGCCGGAGCAGACGGTCGAATTCATCAACGCGCTCCAGCGCTGGGCGGTGGAGGACACGCGGCTGGGCATCCCCGTGCTGCTTCACGAGGAATCGCTCCACGGCTACATGGCCACCGAAGCCACGATGTTCCCGCAGGCGATCGCGCTCGCGGGCAGCTTCGACACCGACCTGATGCGCCGCGTCCAGTCGGTGACGGCGCGCGAGGTCCGCGCACGCGGCGTGCCGCTGGTGCTCAGCCCGGTGGTCGACATCGTGCGCGATCCGCGCTGGGGCCGCATCGAGGAAACCTGGGGCGAAGACCCGTACCTGTGTGCGGAGATGGGCGTTGCGGCGGTCGAGGGCCTTCAGGGGCCAGGCAAGTTCGACAAACTGCGCGAGGGCAAGGTGTTCGCCACCCTCAAGCACATGACCGGGCACGGCCAGCCCGAGGCGGGCAACAACGTCTCCCCCGCCCAGCTCTCCGAGCGCGAGCTGCGCGAGAACTTCTTCCCGCCCTTCCGCGAAGTGGTTCGCCGCACGAGCATCGGTGCGGTGATGCCGAGCTATAACGAGATCGACGGCATCCCCAGCCACGCGAACACATGGCTGCTGGGCCAGGTTCTGCGCCGCGAATGGGGTTTCGACGGCGTGATCGTGAGCGATTACGGCGGCGTCAACGAACTCGCGACGCTCCACCATGTCGCGACCGACCTCGAAGATGCTGCGCATCAGGCGCTGCTGGCGGGCGTCGACAGCGAGCTGCCCGACGGCATGGCCTACGCGACCCTGCAGGACGCAGTCGAGGCCGGGCGCATCCCGGTCGAGCTGGTCGACACCGCCTGCGCGCGGATGCTCGCGATCAAGTTCCGCGCCGGCCTGTTCGAGAACCCCTATGGCGACGCCGCGCTGGCGCAGCGCATTACCGGCAATGCCGAGGCACGCGCGCTGGCGCTTGAGGCGGCGCGCAAGGGCCTGTGCCTGCTGACCAACCGCGACAATACGCTGCCGCTGAGACCGGCCACGATGGGCCGCGTCGCCGTTATCGGCCCCAACCACGCCATCGCGCGCCTCGGCGGCTATTCGAGCGTGCCGAAGCAGACCGTCAGCCTGATCGAAGGCCTGCGCGCGATCGCGCCCGATGCCGACTTCGTCACCGCGCAGGGCGTGTTTATCACCACCAGCGAGGATCGCTCGCAGGACATCATCGAACTCGCCGACCGCGCCGAGAACCTGCGCCTGATCGCCGAGGCGGTCGAGGTGGCGAAGGGCGCCGATACGATTATCCTCGCCATCGGCGATACCGAGCAGACCAGCCGCGAAGGCTTCGCCAAGAACCACCTCGGCGACCGGACCGAGATCGATATCGTCGGCGAGCAGAACGAACTGGTCGATGCGCTCGCCGCGCTGGGCAAGCCGCTGGTCGTGTGCGCGATCAACGGTCGCCCGCCGAGCTGGCCCAACGTGGCCGAGAAGGCGGATGCGCTCCTCGAATGCTGGTACGCGGGGCAGGAAGGCGGCACTGCGATTGCCGAGGCGCTGCTGGGGCGTATCAATCCGGGGGCCAAGCTGCCGGTCTCGGTCGCGCGCAACGAGGGCCAGGTGCCGCTCTATTACAATCATAAGCCGAGCGCCCTGCGCGGCTACCTGTTCGACGAGGCGACTCCGCTGTTCCCCTTCGGCCACGGGCTCAGCTACACGACGTTTGCCATCTCCGAACCCCGCCCCGCCAAGCGCCGCTTCCGCGCCGACGAGCCGCTGGTGGTGGAGGTCGACGTGCGCAACACGGGTGAACAGGCGGGGGACGAGGTCGTACAGCTGTATATCACGCGTACCAACGCGTCGGTCACGCAGCCCGTGCTCGAACTCAAGGGGTTCGAGCGGGTCACGCTGGCCCCGGGCGAGGCGCGGACCGTGCGCTTCGAAATCGAACCGCGACGTCTCGCGATCTGGAATCGCGCGATGGAGGAAGTCAACGAGCCGGGCCCGGTCACCGTGTCGGTCGGCAACAGCAGCGCATCGCTTCGCGCTGTCGAAGTGGAGATCGTATGA
- a CDS encoding glycoside hydrolase family 3 N-terminal domain-containing protein — MLRASLAAGAALMALTGPVTAPLLAQEVAVEKPMADAPYWDASLPVEQRVEDLLARMTLDEKVAQIITVWNSKAAIQGEDDVFDPAKASQVYPDGIGQIARPSDRLGPTSPREVPRRSIEDSIQYVLDAQKWAMEETRLGIPVLFHEESLHGFAAKDATAFPQSIGLASTWDPDLVREINDLIAGEVRARGVHLVLSPVVDVARDPRWGRIEETFGEDPFLVGEMGVASVEGLSGPGTDLALPDGQVMATLKHMTGHGQPESGTNVGPAQISERTLREQFFPPFEQVVTRTPIEAVMASYNEIDGIPSHSNSWLLNDVLRGEWGFRGAVVSDYYAIEDMARLHKIVPDYKAAGELAINSGVDVDLPEGDGFENLAASVAEGKVSMEALDTAVRRFLTMKFNAGLFDDPWPDLETALTSNGPEGVALARKAAEKSLVLLKNDGVLPLDLPEGGAKPTIAVIGPNADVARLGGYYGEPRASVTPLEGIRALVGDRANIVHSLGVEITKGDDDWWEDEVELGDPEENRRRIAEAVEVARDADTILLFIGDTEKTSREGWAPEHLGDRTSLDLVGEQNELFAALRELGKPIVAVLVNGRPPSYPTVAEEADAILETWYAGEQQGTAIADALFGRVNPGGKMPVTTARNVGQVPNFYNYKPSARRGYLFDEVTPLYPFGYGLSYTDFTMSAPVLSSANIAVGQPVTVATTVTNTGEMAGDEVVQVYLRDEISSVTRPVKELAGFERVTLQPGESRTVSITIEPRSLMMWNREMERVIEPGEFTIMVGPNSEDLQSVTLTVTP, encoded by the coding sequence ATGCTGCGTGCCAGCCTTGCCGCGGGCGCTGCCCTGATGGCGCTTACCGGACCCGTTACAGCCCCGCTTCTCGCACAGGAAGTCGCGGTCGAAAAACCGATGGCCGATGCGCCCTACTGGGATGCGTCGCTGCCCGTGGAACAGCGGGTCGAGGACCTGCTGGCCCGCATGACCCTGGACGAGAAGGTCGCCCAGATCATCACCGTCTGGAACAGCAAGGCGGCGATCCAGGGCGAGGACGACGTGTTCGATCCGGCCAAGGCGAGCCAGGTCTATCCCGACGGGATCGGCCAGATCGCCCGCCCCTCCGACAGGCTCGGCCCTACTTCCCCGCGCGAAGTGCCCCGCCGCAGCATCGAGGATAGCATCCAGTACGTTCTCGACGCGCAGAAATGGGCGATGGAGGAAACGCGGCTGGGCATTCCAGTGCTGTTCCACGAGGAATCGCTCCACGGTTTCGCGGCCAAGGATGCGACCGCCTTCCCGCAATCGATCGGCCTCGCCAGCACCTGGGACCCAGATCTGGTGCGCGAGATCAACGACCTGATTGCGGGCGAAGTGCGCGCGCGCGGCGTCCATCTGGTTCTCTCTCCGGTCGTGGACGTCGCTCGCGATCCGCGCTGGGGGCGGATCGAGGAAACCTTCGGCGAAGATCCGTTCCTCGTCGGCGAAATGGGCGTTGCTTCGGTCGAGGGACTGAGCGGCCCGGGCACCGACCTCGCGCTGCCGGATGGTCAGGTGATGGCCACGCTCAAGCACATGACCGGCCACGGCCAGCCCGAAAGCGGCACCAATGTCGGTCCGGCGCAGATCAGCGAACGCACGCTGCGCGAGCAGTTCTTCCCGCCCTTCGAGCAGGTCGTCACCCGCACGCCGATCGAAGCGGTGATGGCGAGCTATAACGAGATCGACGGCATCCCCTCGCACTCCAACAGCTGGCTGCTCAACGACGTGCTGCGCGGCGAATGGGGTTTCCGCGGTGCGGTGGTTTCGGATTACTACGCGATCGAGGACATGGCGCGGCTGCACAAGATCGTGCCCGACTACAAGGCCGCCGGTGAGCTCGCGATCAATTCGGGCGTCGATGTCGACCTGCCCGAAGGCGACGGGTTCGAAAACCTCGCCGCGAGCGTGGCCGAAGGCAAGGTCTCGATGGAGGCGCTCGACACTGCCGTGCGTCGCTTCCTGACCATGAAGTTCAACGCCGGGCTGTTCGACGATCCATGGCCCGACCTCGAAACCGCGCTGACCTCCAACGGGCCCGAGGGTGTGGCTCTCGCCCGCAAGGCGGCGGAGAAGTCGCTCGTCCTGCTCAAGAACGACGGCGTCCTGCCGCTCGACCTGCCCGAAGGCGGCGCGAAGCCGACCATCGCGGTGATCGGCCCCAATGCCGACGTCGCTCGGCTGGGCGGCTATTATGGCGAACCGCGCGCCAGCGTGACTCCGCTGGAAGGCATTCGCGCGCTGGTCGGCGACCGGGCGAACATCGTTCACTCGCTGGGCGTGGAGATCACCAAGGGCGACGACGACTGGTGGGAGGACGAGGTCGAACTCGGCGACCCGGAAGAAAACCGCCGCCGGATCGCCGAAGCGGTCGAGGTCGCGCGCGATGCCGACACGATCCTGCTGTTCATCGGCGATACCGAGAAGACCAGCCGCGAAGGCTGGGCGCCCGAACATCTCGGCGACCGCACCAGCCTCGACCTGGTGGGCGAGCAGAACGAACTGTTCGCGGCTCTCAGGGAACTGGGCAAGCCGATCGTCGCGGTGCTCGTGAACGGTCGCCCGCCGAGCTATCCCACTGTGGCCGAGGAAGCCGATGCGATCCTCGAAACCTGGTACGCGGGCGAACAGCAGGGCACCGCGATTGCCGATGCGCTGTTCGGGCGGGTCAATCCGGGCGGCAAGATGCCGGTCACGACCGCGCGCAATGTCGGCCAGGTGCCCAACTTCTACAACTACAAGCCGAGCGCGCGGCGCGGGTATCTGTTCGACGAGGTGACCCCGCTCTACCCGTTCGGCTACGGGCTCAGCTATACCGACTTCACCATGAGTGCGCCCGTGCTCTCCTCCGCGAACATCGCGGTGGGGCAGCCGGTCACCGTGGCCACCACGGTCACCAACACCGGCGAGATGGCGGGCGACGAGGTCGTGCAGGTCTACCTGCGCGACGAGATCAGCTCGGTCACCCGGCCGGTGAAGGAGCTCGCGGGCTTTGAGCGTGTCACCCTGCAGCCGGGCGAGAGCCGCACCGTCTCTATCACCATCGAACCGCGTTCGCTGATGATGTGGAACCGCGAGATGGAGCGGGTCATCGAACCGGGCGAGTTCACCATCATGGTCGGCCCGAACTCCGAAGACCTCCAGTCCGTGACGCTGACGGTCACGCCGTGA
- a CDS encoding alpha-glucuronidase family glycosyl hydrolase: MMRVREVVNRVAAGAAILLLAVTAATPASAEDGYDLWLRYAPLEGEAAVYLQRGFAVEAEMTPTVEVAADELAVALGKMAGSSDRKLPAHPRIVIGTRDRLSPAYSDVTSRLEGLAANAFIIGQSTDGRIVVASDDDLGLLYGVFALTRHLAVHGNLDDVDQASAPAMPLRLLNHWDNPDGHVERGYAGRSIFDWWHLPEKLDPRMIDYARANASIGINGAVVNNVNARGFMLEPRYIAKLQRLADAWRPYGIRVYLSARFSAPVDIGGLDTADPLDPQVAAWWQVKADEIYASIPDFGGFLVKANSEGQPGPQDYGRTHADGANMLAAAIGDRGTVIWRAFVYSAEDETDRAKQAYEEFVPLDGQFADNVIVQVKNGPVDFQPREPFHPMFGAMPNTRLMLELQITREYLGQATGAVYLAPMWTEVLDARTGRGGSVARIVAPVGVAGVANTGSARNWTGTHFDQANWYAFGRLAWDPTLTSKEIAREWVAQTFVREPGPRDAIAGSMEQSRESVVRYMTPFGLAHLMATGHHYGPAPWVCDLARPEWNPCYYHRADADGIGFDRTANGSDALAQYAPEVASQWADPAAIDEDYLLWFHHVPWDHRMKSGRTLWEELVASYGWGELRILARIQGWQKLAPFIDAERHAAVAADLAIQLQEARWWRDASIAYWQSVNGLDLPPGTRPPEHDLEYYRKLDFPEAPGQ, from the coding sequence ATGATGAGGGTGCGAGAGGTTGTCAACCGGGTTGCGGCGGGGGCCGCGATACTGCTTTTGGCGGTAACAGCGGCCACGCCCGCGTCTGCCGAGGACGGCTACGACCTTTGGCTGCGCTATGCCCCGCTGGAGGGCGAGGCGGCGGTTTATTTGCAGCGCGGTTTCGCCGTCGAAGCCGAGATGACGCCAACGGTGGAAGTGGCGGCGGATGAGCTGGCTGTCGCGCTTGGCAAGATGGCAGGCTCATCCGATCGAAAGCTTCCGGCGCATCCGCGCATCGTCATAGGCACGCGCGATCGCCTTTCGCCCGCCTATAGCGACGTGACCTCGCGACTGGAGGGACTGGCGGCGAACGCTTTTATCATCGGCCAGAGCACTGATGGCAGAATCGTTGTCGCAAGCGATGACGACCTCGGGCTGCTTTATGGCGTGTTCGCGCTCACCCGCCACCTCGCGGTTCATGGAAATCTGGATGATGTGGATCAAGCATCGGCCCCCGCCATGCCGCTGCGGCTGCTCAACCACTGGGACAATCCCGACGGCCATGTCGAGCGCGGCTATGCCGGGCGCTCGATCTTCGACTGGTGGCACCTGCCCGAGAAACTCGATCCGCGGATGATCGACTATGCCCGCGCCAATGCCTCGATCGGGATCAACGGCGCGGTCGTGAATAACGTCAACGCGCGCGGCTTCATGCTCGAGCCGCGCTATATCGCGAAGTTGCAGCGCCTGGCCGACGCTTGGCGCCCTTATGGCATCCGTGTGTACCTTTCTGCACGCTTCAGTGCGCCGGTGGACATTGGCGGGCTCGATACCGCCGATCCGCTCGACCCGCAGGTCGCCGCGTGGTGGCAGGTCAAGGCGGACGAAATCTACGCCAGCATCCCCGATTTCGGCGGCTTCCTCGTAAAGGCCAACAGCGAGGGACAGCCCGGCCCGCAGGATTACGGCCGCACCCATGCCGACGGCGCGAACATGCTCGCCGCAGCGATCGGCGACCGGGGCACGGTGATCTGGCGCGCCTTCGTCTACTCGGCAGAGGACGAGACCGACCGGGCGAAGCAGGCCTACGAGGAGTTCGTGCCGCTCGACGGGCAATTCGCGGACAACGTGATCGTGCAGGTCAAGAATGGGCCCGTGGACTTCCAGCCGCGCGAGCCCTTCCACCCGATGTTCGGCGCGATGCCGAACACGCGCCTGATGCTCGAACTGCAGATCACCCGCGAATATCTCGGCCAGGCGACCGGGGCGGTCTATCTCGCCCCGATGTGGACCGAGGTGCTGGATGCACGGACCGGGCGGGGCGGAAGCGTCGCCCGGATCGTCGCTCCGGTCGGCGTGGCCGGGGTCGCCAACACCGGCTCGGCCCGCAACTGGACCGGCACGCATTTCGACCAGGCCAACTGGTACGCCTTCGGGCGACTGGCATGGGATCCGACGCTCACCAGCAAAGAAATCGCGCGCGAATGGGTCGCGCAGACCTTCGTGCGCGAGCCCGGGCCGCGCGATGCCATTGCCGGTTCGATGGAGCAGAGTCGCGAGAGCGTGGTCCGGTACATGACCCCCTTCGGCCTCGCGCACCTGATGGCGACGGGGCATCACTACGGCCCGGCTCCGTGGGTGTGCGACCTCGCCCGGCCCGAATGGAATCCATGCTACTACCACCGCGCGGACGCGGACGGGATCGGCTTCGATCGCACGGCGAACGGTTCGGACGCGCTGGCGCAATACGCGCCGGAGGTGGCGTCGCAATGGGCCGACCCGGCGGCCATCGACGAGGATTACCTGCTCTGGTTCCACCACGTACCGTGGGATCACCGGATGAAGAGCGGGCGCACGCTGTGGGAAGAGCTGGTCGCCAGTTACGGCTGGGGGGAGCTGCGCATCCTTGCACGCATCCAGGGGTGGCAGAAATTGGCACCCTTCATCGACGCCGAACGGCACGCGGCGGTCGCGGCGGACCTCGCGATCCAGTTGCAGGAGGCGCGCTGGTGGCGCGATGCCAGCATCGCCTACTGGCAATCGGTCAACGGGCTGGACCTGCCGCCCGGCACGCGGCCACCCGAACACGATCTGGAATACTACCGGAAGCTCGACTTCCCCGAGGCGCCCGGACAATGA
- a CDS encoding LacI family DNA-binding transcriptional regulator — protein sequence MQDGSEDRKKSARQGGKRGGRRGNSAPTIGDVAREANCSPMTVSRVINGEGNVREETQELVLAAIRKLKYSPNRAARSLAGGEQLRVALMFDNPSASYLSEFLMGALEEATRNDIHLEVQSCENPGDAAPLVRKLAEGGIKGFILPPPLCDDQALLDLVGELDAVAIAVGPGRATGTHGAVMIDEYQAAYDMTRHIIDLGHERIGFIIGNPEQVASGRRLNGYCAAIEDAGLEPLDELMAQGRFTYRSGMAAAEKLLALDPRPTAIFASNDDMAAATVAVCHRNHLDVPNDITVCGFDDTDMASTIWPELTTVRQPIREMTAWAVTAIARIMRARRTNERLTPEQTILPYTLVRRESDAAPSLVRSSSSGKNGER from the coding sequence ATGCAGGACGGATCCGAAGACCGCAAGAAGAGCGCGCGACAAGGGGGCAAACGCGGTGGGCGGCGGGGCAACTCCGCCCCGACCATTGGCGACGTGGCGCGCGAAGCAAATTGTTCGCCGATGACGGTCAGCCGCGTCATCAATGGCGAGGGCAATGTCCGCGAGGAGACGCAGGAGCTGGTGCTCGCCGCGATCCGCAAGCTCAAATATTCGCCCAACCGCGCTGCGCGCAGCCTCGCCGGCGGCGAGCAGCTGCGGGTTGCGCTGATGTTCGACAACCCCTCCGCCTCCTATCTCAGCGAATTCCTGATGGGCGCGCTGGAGGAAGCGACCCGCAACGATATCCATCTGGAAGTCCAGAGCTGCGAGAATCCGGGGGATGCCGCGCCGCTCGTGCGCAAGCTGGCCGAGGGCGGGATCAAGGGTTTCATTCTCCCGCCGCCCTTGTGCGACGATCAGGCCCTGCTCGATCTGGTCGGCGAGCTGGACGCGGTGGCGATCGCGGTCGGCCCGGGCCGGGCGACGGGCACGCACGGCGCGGTGATGATCGACGAATATCAGGCCGCCTACGACATGACGCGGCACATCATCGATCTGGGCCACGAACGGATCGGCTTCATCATCGGCAATCCCGAACAGGTCGCCAGCGGACGGCGCCTGAACGGCTATTGCGCGGCGATCGAGGATGCGGGCCTCGAACCGCTCGACGAACTGATGGCGCAGGGCCGCTTCACCTATCGTTCGGGCATGGCGGCGGCCGAAAAGCTGCTCGCCCTCGACCCGCGCCCGACCGCGATCTTCGCCTCGAACGATGACATGGCAGCCGCGACCGTCGCGGTCTGCCACCGCAACCACCTCGATGTGCCCAACGACATCACCGTCTGCGGCTTCGACGATACCGACATGGCGAGCACGATCTGGCCCGAGCTGACCACGGTCCGCCAGCCGATCCGCGAGATGACCGCCTGGGCCGTGACCGCAATCGCGCGGATCATGCGCGCGCGCCGGACCAACGAGCGGCTGACCCCCGAACAGACGATCCTGCCTTATACCCTGGTGCGCCGCGAATCCGACGCAGCGCCCAGCCTGGTGCGCTCGTCATCCTCCGGCAAGAACGGCGAGCGATGA
- a CDS encoding IlvD/Edd family dehydratase: MNEKASPVRLRSRDWFDNAERMDMTALYLERFMNYGVTPEELRSGKPIIGIAQSGSDLSPCNRIHIELAKRTRDGIRDAGGIPIEFPVHPIFENCRRPTAALDRNLLYLGLVELLNGYPIDGVVLTTGCDKTTPSQIMAASTVDIPAIVLSGGPMLDGWHEGELVGSGTVIWRSRRKLAAGEITEEEFLNRATSSAPSAGHCNSMGTASTMNAVAETLGLSLTGCAAIPAPYRERGQVAYRTGRRIVEMVHEDLKPSDILTHDAFLNAVAAVSVLGGSSNAQPHIQAMAAHAGVRLEPSVWQDHGYDLPLLLNMQPAGEYLGERFHRAGGVPAVLWELLQAGVLKGDVRTCTGATIAENLAGRETKDREMIRPFADPLMEKAGFLVLSGNLFDFGILKTSVISDEFRARYLSRPGKEGVFEARAVVFDGSDDYHHRINDPDLNIDEDCILVIRGSGVIGWPGSAEVVNMQPPDALIRAGTQWLPTLGDGRQSGTSDSPSILNISPESAVGGGLAWLRTGDIIRVDLNEGTCNADVEKAEIERRLAEESIPETPAHNTPWEELFREKTGQLGEGGVMDFALKYRGTSRKLPRHNH; encoded by the coding sequence ATGAACGAAAAAGCTTCTCCCGTGCGCCTGCGCAGCCGCGACTGGTTCGACAATGCCGAACGGATGGACATGACCGCGCTCTATCTCGAGCGGTTCATGAATTACGGCGTCACGCCCGAGGAACTGCGCAGCGGCAAGCCGATCATCGGCATCGCGCAGTCGGGCAGCGACCTCTCACCCTGCAACCGCATCCATATCGAACTGGCGAAGCGCACGCGCGACGGCATCCGCGACGCGGGCGGCATTCCGATCGAATTCCCGGTCCACCCGATCTTCGAGAATTGCCGCCGGCCGACCGCCGCGCTCGATCGCAACCTGCTCTATCTAGGGCTGGTCGAGCTACTCAACGGCTACCCGATCGACGGCGTGGTTTTGACGACCGGCTGCGACAAGACCACGCCGAGCCAGATCATGGCCGCATCGACGGTCGACATCCCCGCTATCGTGCTTAGCGGCGGGCCGATGCTCGACGGCTGGCACGAGGGCGAACTGGTCGGCAGCGGCACGGTCATCTGGCGCAGCCGCCGCAAGCTGGCGGCGGGCGAGATTACCGAAGAGGAATTCCTCAACCGCGCAACCTCCAGCGCGCCGAGCGCGGGGCATTGCAATTCGATGGGCACCGCCAGCACGATGAACGCGGTCGCCGAAACGCTCGGCCTTAGCCTGACCGGCTGCGCCGCAATCCCGGCGCCCTATCGCGAGCGTGGGCAGGTCGCCTACCGAACCGGGCGGCGGATCGTGGAAATGGTGCACGAGGATCTGAAGCCCTCCGACATCCTGACGCACGATGCCTTCCTCAACGCAGTCGCCGCAGTCAGCGTGCTGGGCGGATCGTCCAACGCACAGCCGCATATCCAGGCGATGGCGGCACATGCGGGCGTGCGGCTGGAGCCGAGCGTGTGGCAGGATCACGGCTATGACCTGCCGCTCCTGCTCAACATGCAGCCCGCAGGCGAATATCTGGGCGAGCGCTTCCACCGCGCCGGCGGCGTTCCCGCCGTTCTGTGGGAATTGCTGCAAGCGGGCGTGCTCAAGGGCGATGTGCGAACCTGCACCGGCGCGACGATCGCGGAAAACCTTGCGGGCCGCGAAACGAAGGATCGCGAGATGATCCGCCCGTTCGCCGATCCGCTGATGGAGAAGGCGGGCTTCCTTGTCCTGTCGGGCAACCTGTTCGACTTCGGCATACTCAAGACTTCGGTCATCTCGGACGAGTTCCGCGCCCGCTATCTCTCGCGCCCCGGCAAGGAAGGCGTGTTCGAGGCGCGGGCGGTCGTCTTCGACGGGTCGGACGACTACCACCACCGGATCAACGACCCCGACCTGAACATCGACGAGGACTGCATTCTCGTCATTCGCGGATCGGGTGTGATCGGCTGGCCGGGCAGCGCCGAGGTGGTCAACATGCAGCCACCCGACGCGCTGATCCGCGCGGGCACGCAATGGCTGCCGACGCTGGGCGACGGCCGCCAGTCGGGCACCAGCGACAGCCCCTCGATCCTCAACATCTCGCCCGAAAGCGCAGTGGGAGGCGGGCTCGCCTGGCTGCGCACGGGCGACATCATCCGTGTCGACCTCAACGAAGGCACCTGCAATGCCGACGTCGAGAAGGCGGAGATCGAACGGCGGCTTGCGGAAGAGAGCATTCCGGAAACGCCCGCCCACAACACACCGTGGGAAGAGCTGTTCCGTGAGAAGACCGGCCAGCTGGGCGAGGGCGGGGTGATGGATTTCGCGCTCAAGTACCGCGGCACGTCGAGGAAGCTGCCGAGGCACAACCACTAG
- a CDS encoding aldose 1-epimerase, whose amino-acid sequence MPDIVLAAGAWEARLRPGVGGCLSALTLGDTPVLRTMADRADHPLQSACFPLVPYCNRIAHGCFRFGGREVALDPNLGDHPHPLHGTGWLREWRVIRHDETSALLEDDYPGGADWPWPYRAHQHIALDKAGCTIRLIVENRADEPAPLGSGLHPYFRRAPDSRIAFDAHQMLGIDGDALADGTGHPADSLAPWSEGSALPDTLVDHCFTGWSGAATVTDTHGTIRLRGFGAPHVHIFAPPGGEELCIEPVSHPPDALNQSPEAMPIVQPGCAVGIALRIEADQG is encoded by the coding sequence TTGCCTGACATCGTGCTGGCGGCTGGTGCGTGGGAGGCGCGCCTGCGCCCCGGCGTGGGCGGCTGCCTGTCCGCGCTGACACTCGGCGACACACCGGTCCTGCGAACCATGGCCGACAGGGCCGACCATCCGTTGCAATCGGCCTGCTTCCCGCTCGTCCCCTACTGCAACCGCATCGCTCACGGCTGCTTCCGCTTCGGCGGGCGCGAGGTGGCGCTCGATCCCAACCTCGGCGACCACCCGCATCCGCTCCACGGCACGGGCTGGCTCCGCGAATGGCGCGTCATCCGGCACGATGAGACCAGCGCGCTGCTGGAGGACGACTACCCCGGTGGCGCGGACTGGCCCTGGCCCTATCGCGCGCACCAGCACATTGCGCTCGACAAGGCTGGGTGCACCATTCGCCTGATCGTCGAGAACCGGGCTGACGAACCCGCCCCGCTCGGCTCCGGCCTGCATCCCTACTTCCGCCGCGCGCCCGATAGCCGCATCGCCTTCGACGCTCACCAGATGCTCGGCATCGATGGTGACGCTCTTGCCGATGGCACCGGGCATCCTGCCGACAGCCTAGCGCCATGGAGCGAGGGAAGCGCCCTGCCCGACACGCTGGTCGATCACTGCTTCACCGGGTGGAGCGGTGCGGCCACCGTCACCGATACCCACGGCACCATCCGTCTGCGCGGCTTCGGCGCTCCACACGTTCACATCTTCGCGCCACCCGGCGGCGAGGAGCTTTGCATCGAGCCGGTGAGCCACCCGCCCGATGCGCTCAACCAGTCGCCCGAGGCGATGCCCATCGTGCAGCCCGGCTGCGCGGTGGGTATCGCGCTGCGGATCGAGGCCGATCAAGGCTGA